The nucleotide window ATATTTGGCGCGTAAACCTCAACACTTGTTCTGATCAGCtggaacaataacaacaataacacagTCGGTTTGGCGCTCAGATTATAACTTTTATGGATGGATTTCAGTCAAGGTGATCAACAAGATGATCCATATAATTTGTTTATAGGATAatgtagattttttgggggggaatattTGCCATTATTTCGGTTTTGTCGGATTGGTTCCTGGGTATGCTGACCAAACGAGAGGGTGAAGAACTGAGTTGGCTGGTAACGTTActgcagcaagctagctagcattcTAAGGTGCCCTAATTGTCATTTGAAAGGATGCGTAATAAATCCAGTTATTCGTCCAAGGTAGCTGAACTAAAAGTTCAGGTTAGTGCAATATTGCGTTAGGAAGAATACAAACTATTTAGGTTCCTGATTTGTTTGTAGCTAATATGTTGCTGGTACATTTAGTCTGAAACTGAATTGGCTTGTGTCTTCTGTCCCATCCTAACCCTGAAGCCAACACAACCACTTTTCTTGGCTAACAATACCAGCTAGGTAGCTAACTAGAGTAGCTAAGTTTTTCTAGGTCGTTGCAGTATTCAAGGAAGTCTGCTTGCTAGCAACACAGTAAGCAAATGATGAGTTGTGTTTACAAACTGTACCAAACGAACGTTATTTTTGATGTCAACCAACGTTAGGTAGCGAATTGACAAAGGGAAAGTAGTTGATAGATGTGGCCAGGCCTCACCGCACTCTCATTGTAAAGATGAAAACAATAGATTGCATAGAAAAGCTAGCAGCGAGTTAGCACGCTAGCTAACAATGATgcatgtttatttcacttttgtaaacTATAGATAAATTATTCAATATAACAATTTATCTTGTATAGCTACGGACTGTAACTACAGTCTGCTAGACTGCAGCTGTCCGAAAGCGCAACAACTGTCTCTAAGGTTATTTTATAGCTGGCTAATTGTGAGGAAGCATTACCATGCATTTTTGATTTTGTGAGTTTTAGTTGTTGAAGCTTGACTGTCAGTAAGCTAATGTTAATATTAGACATGCTTAACCTCAGTATTTGTAAACCAACTCTTCTAATACGTTTGCACTATTATTCTCCCAAATTAGAGATGACTTGTGTCAGAAGGTGCTGATAGTAGCATATCAAGCCATTGGACTTGAATTCTGCCACAAAAGACAATTTAGGGGACTAGAGCACCCCGGTTGTGTGTGCCATGTCAGAGGCACTCATATCAGGTCAGACGTCGGAGGATCTTTTGGCAGACTTTGAGTCTCTTTTGAATGCTGGGAGTATTGACCTATCAGAGAACCACCAGATAGTCATAATTTCCACCCCCAGCAATGTGGGCTTAAACTCAGTTGTCCCCAGCAACACTGGAGAGATCCTCCTGTTCGCTACCCCCCAAGGCCCTGCGGATGTGGTCCAGGACCAGCGACGGCCAACTCTGGGACGACCTCCGGTAGGTAGCTAACTGACCATTTTGATATGGGTGTTGGCCGGGGTGGGAATGTGATGTGAAGTTATCCCTGTACAATGACTAcagaaagtgtgtctgtgtgagaaagAATGATCTGTAGCATCCACACTAACTTTTGACctttgtttcccccccccccccataacttGTTTCAGGTGAAGAGGAAGCTGGACTTGGACAGTGATCACCAGTATGTCAGCACCTCTCGCCCACCTTCTCTTGGGAGGGCCCCAACGTCCACACCAGCACCACCCAGAGGTACAGACCCCCTGTTCACAATTCGAATATAACTATTCATTTAAATTCAGTTGTAACTATTATAATTTTGGCCAAAGACAATAAATACAAGTTTTTTCATTATTGTGTCCCGCTATCAGTTCCAAAGCCTTCGACAGAGAAGTCTCGCTATGACACATCTTTGAACCTGACCACCAAGCGCTTCTTGGACCTGCTAGCCCAGTCTCCTGACGGGGTGGTGGACCTCAACTGGGCCTCACAGGTCCTGGAAGTGCAGAAGAGACGCATCTATGACATCACCAATGTTTTGGAGGGTATCCAGCTCATCTCCAAGAAATCAAAGAACAACATACAATGGCTGTAAGTCTGGACTcacgtactgtacagtatgacaaTATCAAAAGTGTGTTCTGGCCTTTCTGGCTTACAATCCTTATTGTGCAGGCCTCTACAGATATTATTCAATACATACAATACACCATCATCAGTGATTCCACAGGATATGTGTATTagctaaaaaaaaacattatcctAACATTCTGTTTGTCACAGGGGGAACCGCATTGATGGAGCATCTGTTTCCCGTTACCAGGACCTACAGAAAGAGGTCTCTGATTTGACACAGGCGGAGGAGAAACTGGATGAGCTCATTACCAAGTGTAACCTCCAGCTCAGACTCCTCACTGAGGATACCCAGAACAAGAAATATCCTTTTGTGtcttgtctgtctttctgtttgtgtgtctgtgctttTTGTATCTACTGTATGTATTTGAATATGCATTATAGGTCAGTATTTTTTCTTTAACATAATTGCACGCTGGGTTATTTGATGTGCCAGGATCTACGGAAGTCTTTTGACTCTCCTGACCAGCTGGTGATGGTCATCAGAGCCCCTCCAGAGACCCAGATGCAAGTCTCAGAGCCCAGTGAGGTATGTGGGAGGATAATAGACCAATGGACGCTTGCTCAAGACTCTCTTCTGGACCAAATACTGTATTCCAGCTAATGTGGTTTACATACCAACCACAACTATTGAATTGTATCCTCTCTGTTTCAATAAATTATTCCTTTGTTGTCTTCTGGCAGGGCTATCAGGTCTCCCTGAAGAGCACCCAGGGTCCCATTGATGTCTTCCTGTGTCCAGAGGACATTTCTGGTGTCTGCAGCCCAGTGACAGGCATCAGCCCTTCTAAAGCCACATACCAGATAATGCCCCAGCCTGCAGAACAACCACAGTGCAGTTCCACACAGGAAATGACATCGTCAACAGCTGCGTCCCAACAGAACTCCTCTCCACTGCCATTGTTTCGTGAAGCGGGTAAGCTGCTCTCAGTGTCACACTGTCACCCTGATAGGTTCAAGAATGTCAGGGATTTCTTCCAAGAAATCCATTAAAGCACAACTGAAGGCAATAAACAACCTATCTGATAGAAAACAGCTTATGGGAATCAATATTGGTCAGAAACACAAGGTGAGACAGACTACCCAGCAGCGTAGCGTATTGTactttgtttacataagacaacacgtcacacatttttttacttgagaaatactgcaccaaacaccttaggtAGATTTAAATTGCCCGACCAAAACCTATGCAATAATGTCAgttaattacagatttcttgagttgtcTT belongs to Salvelinus alpinus chromosome 28, SLU_Salpinus.1, whole genome shotgun sequence and includes:
- the LOC139557421 gene encoding transcription factor E2F1-like isoform X1; the protein is MSEALISGQTSEDLLADFESLLNAGSIDLSENHQIVIISTPSNVGLNSVVPSNTGEILLFATPQGPADVVQDQRRPTLGRPPVKRKLDLDSDHQYVSTSRPPSLGRAPTSTPAPPRVPKPSTEKSRYDTSLNLTTKRFLDLLAQSPDGVVDLNWASQVLEVQKRRIYDITNVLEGIQLISKKSKNNIQWLGNRIDGASVSRYQDLQKEVSDLTQAEEKLDELITKCNLQLRLLTEDTQNKKLGYLMCQDLRKSFDSPDQLVMVIRAPPETQMQVSEPSEGYQVSLKSTQGPIDVFLCPEDISGVCSPVTGISPSKATYQIMPQPAEQPQCSSTQEMTSSTAASQQNSSPLPLFREAGAVLECDPFPNLGVLPEFDLSPLSSSDFLSVEGLGNPLDGFINLSPPQSHSYHFGLEEHEGITELFDSDFGDFTPLELGWRETPTEQE
- the LOC139557421 gene encoding transcription factor E2F1-like isoform X2, whose amino-acid sequence is MDGFQSSNTGEILLFATPQGPADVVQDQRRPTLGRPPVKRKLDLDSDHQYVSTSRPPSLGRAPTSTPAPPRVPKPSTEKSRYDTSLNLTTKRFLDLLAQSPDGVVDLNWASQVLEVQKRRIYDITNVLEGIQLISKKSKNNIQWLGNRIDGASVSRYQDLQKEVSDLTQAEEKLDELITKCNLQLRLLTEDTQNKKLGYLMCQDLRKSFDSPDQLVMVIRAPPETQMQVSEPSEGYQVSLKSTQGPIDVFLCPEDISGVCSPVTGISPSKATYQIMPQPAEQPQCSSTQEMTSSTAASQQNSSPLPLFREAGAVLECDPFPNLGVLPEFDLSPLSSSDFLSVEGLGNPLDGFINLSPPQSHSYHFGLEEHEGITELFDSDFGDFTPLELGWRETPTEQE